A region of the Ctenopharyngodon idella isolate HZGC_01 chromosome 2, HZGC01, whole genome shotgun sequence genome:
AAAATTCAACACTGCAGTATTATATAGATATAGGCTATAAATGGATAAATAGATGTAAAAAAGTAAAGAAACTTTGACACAGTGGGGACACATCTTGCCTATAATAATTTTGTGATATTCAGTTTCATGTATTACTGCGGTTTACTGTAATTTGTTTGTCCTGCAGAAATGCTTGGAAGAGACCCAAAGTAAATTCCAGCAGATAATCGAGGAGAAACAGAAGGAGCTTGAGGATCTGAGAGTGGCTGTGGAGTCTCACAAGGTGAGTTTTGGAGTTTGGAGCAGAAGAACAACTGCTGGCTGCTGGAAGAGCTGTTTCAGACTCAGTTAGGACTCTcctcagtcagtcagtgaggAGCCAGTGCTGGAGCCCTTTCCTGTCCCACTGAAGCCCACTGTGGGGAACAGGTGGTGTGAGGGACCAGTAAGAGCTGATTCTAATgcgtctctctctgtgtgtcctaacagcgctctgcacaggcagcagtggaggacagtgagaggatcttTACTGAGCTGatccgctccattgagagaagCCGCTCTGAGGTGACACAGCTGATCAGGGATCAGGAAAAGGATGCAGTGAGTCAAGCTGAAAGACGGGTGGAGCAACTGGAGCAGGAGATTGATGATCTGAAGAGGAGAGATGCTGAGCTAGAGAAGTTTTTACACAAAAGTCACATCCATTTCCTCCAGGTAACAGATCTGAAATGTAGATAATTAGTGTATAGTAAGGTATTTAGCTCAAACATTTACCTCAGCATCTTCAGGAATCTGATTCAGACATTTCCATGAAtctgattttctgtttttccattgttcatctttgtgtctgtgtagAGTTTCCAGTCTCTTTCTGTCCCTCTTGGATCTACAGACTCACCCAGCATCAGTTCTTGTCTCTCTTTTGATGATTTAAGAACTTTTGTCTCTCAATTCAAAGAGAAACTGcagcatgtttttaaagaagaggaagaaaaattatttaaaagaggTAAAGTACTGAAATATTCATTGGCTCTTAGTAGTCAGTATAATATAAACACTATAATCCCACAACACATTGCATTAACAATATAGGTGGatggaaattaaatatttttacattgaaaTCTGTTGCTTTTCCATAGTGAGACACATTGAGATGATTCCCACCCCTGAATATGAGAGCAGGGATAAGTTTCTACAACGTAAGTTATTTTGAAAACACGAGCACACACACAGGAAGAGATGCTTAGTGCAGGTCAGTTTATGAATACTGATAAATCAAACtgtttattcaatttattttattgaaaacacTATAGGGAAACATGACACATTCTCAGATTAATTGTCTAATTTGCTCGTTTACTGTTAATACCAggcctaataaataaataaaaaagaataaacatgaaaatcacCTTTACTTTCTATTACACAACAGATAATTCTGGTCCTCAAATGAAATGGACTGAGCAGCATTCAAAGAGTGCTGATACAGTGGGACTCTGCTCGTCTGTGTCTACACATCCCAAACAGACTGTCAGAGTGTCTAACATTGAATAATTTATtcaaccaatttgttcaaaaacactgattcattcaggaattaagTAAATGACTGCCATCATTATGGGTGAATCACTGAATCTTTCACTCAACCAGTTTGTTCAAAATGCTGATTAATTCAGGAACATCGCTACTGTGTGTGGCTGTGAGAAGATTCTGCTGAAGCTTTGTTTagaaattttgtatttttactgtgGTTCTATATTTATACTTACTTCATTTGGTAAtggagcaaaaacacacaatgtAACTTGCAATTTTGCGACTAAAATGTCAGTTGCTCAGTATCAACTTTTGGTTTTAAAATCACAGACATCTTGGTATTCTGACCAGCAGCACGATGttgtgagtgtgatattgcttactGTCTAAAGGTGCAGTCAAATTTAACATTGCAAAATTTCACAGGCAAATTCCATTCATTTCAATATGAATCCGTGTTTTGAGTCTCGCTTGAGGGCAAAAAAGCTCCAAATGCAGATTTTGCTCATGTTCAAGTAGGTCATGCAAATTCACCGTGCTGACCAATGACAAAAATCTGCTTGGTATGAAAGTGACTTCTATGTGAGCAGTGCTACATACATTGCTACCCTATTGACAATGGAAAATGGACCAGTTTTGTCTGCAAAATTTAGGTGAAATGTGACTGCTCCTTAATTGactatttttgttaaaacatgGATTCTCTATTAGAAAAGGAAAACATATCAATAAAAGCTATtctttctattctattctttatcaaaaatgtaaaaaacctTTTATTTATAGTGGACTTGGTAAGAATTAAGATGACTTTACAGACAATACAATCTATTAAAAGTCTCTAAgagaaatagaaaaataaaaattttggcTAACCCGGTAATGCTGAAGTTATAACaagtgaaaatgtgaaatattaagttattattatatttatgtctAGAGTTATTCTTTTTTGCTATGATGCACACCATGCATCACCTTTCTTtgttgaaaaaagaaaaacaaacaagttaATTTGCTGTTTTAATGATTGTTATTCAGATTTACTGattgaaatatgttttgttttcagattaCCAGTGGTTCAATCTGGATTCAGACACAGCACATCAATACCTCAGGCTAAGGTGGAATAGAATAGTTACTAACATGAATGAAGTCCAGTTTGATCGTAGTAATCCAGAAAGATTTGAACATTGGTatcaggtgttgtgtagagagagtgcgtgtggacgctgttactgggaggttGAGTGGAGTGGTTTTGTGggtatatcagtgtcatataagacCATCAGAAGGATGGGACGGAATCCTAGGGGTGAATTTGGATTTGGTAATCAGTCTTGGCGGTTGTCCTGCTCTGACTCCAGTTGTTCATTCTGGCACAATAGCCAATGCACTTCACTCCCTGTAGTCTCCAGCTCCtgtagaataggagtgtatgtggatcacagtgcaggaactctgtccttctacagcgtctctgacacAATGACCCTCATTcacagagtccacaccacattcactcaacctCTCTATCCTGGGTTTTGGGTTCACTATGATTCAAAAGTACAATTGTGTAGTCCAGCAACGCAATAGATTACAGACCTTCTACACATTATCTTTTCCACTATCAGGTTGAATGGATCTGAATATGGTGACAAACAATCCCTATTGCATTTCCACTTAAGCACAGTTCAGCACAGTATGATTACAAACCGGTCTGGATTTCTGGGCACAGTGAGGTAATTGTGCTCCACTGTGTTGTTGGAACGGCTGTTGTGATGTGATGGTGGTTGTCTAGTAACCtacattgtttttcttcttcttcttcttcttttttttttttttttgtcagagaGATACATTTCTTAAACTCATTAAAACTCATATCCatatataatttgtaaaatgttatGTCAGTAAAAGACATTTGTTGCTAGTCTTGgaatttttatctttattatcCTCCATGCCACGCTTGCTTCAGTGTTTACCAGAGTATCAGCTGTCGCCAACTCTTATGAAACCAAGGTAATGTAGTCCATATTCTAATACTAGTTTTGTAGCATCACAGTGGAAAAAGAAACTGTAAACAGATCAGGTCTAGTTTATAAGCAATGAATTCTGTCtttgaaataacattttatgaGAATCATCTAATTTTAGAGTAATAATCACTTGAGCAATTGAGTTTGAAGAATCATTAATTATTCCATTGACATACAATATGACCATCTTTGTTCTCGTGATTGAATACATCATAATTAGGATGAGTGGGTCATAATTTTAGTTTATGTAGTTTATGCTTAGCTTTTATTTCTTGTGAATATTTACATACCAGTACATCATGGAcacaattggtcattttctgtgaatttattaaaggattagtccactttcaaataaaaattttctgataatttactcacccccatgtcatccaagatgtccatgtccttatttcttcagtcgaaaagaaattaaggtttttgatgaaaacattgcaggattattctccttatagtggacttcagtggactccaaacggttgaaggtcaaaattagtttcagtgcagcttcaaagggttttaaacgataccagacgaggaataagggtcttatctagcaaaacgattggtcattttcttaaaaaaaaaatacaactgcatatgctttataaacacaaatgattgccttgcaagtgcttccgccattccaccttccgtattcttcaaaaagcttacgctgtatatcctacgccttccctattctacttaaggaaaaaacagaactggcgcCATTagttctgtaagttgaataaggaaggcgtaggacatacagcgtaagctttttgaagaatatggaaggcggaagcacttgcaaggcgatcatttgtgtttataaagcatatgcatttgtatttttttagaaaatgaccgattgttttgctagataagacccttattcctcgtctggtatcgtttaaacccctttgaagctgcactgaaactgtaattttgaccttcaacagtggagtcaattgaagtccactataaggagaataatcctggaatgttttcatcaaaaaccttaatttctttccgactgaagaaagaaggacatggacatcttggatgacatgagggtgcaaattatcaggaaaatttgaaagtgaactaatcctttaagaaagtTAGTTTCTTGAAAGTTagtcttttatgtaaaatatcttactcaggacagtactaaataaaaaataacatgcatattgTATGATCCCGCTtactttgttaaaattattcacattttcacagattctgcaaggggttcacaaactttcaagcagcactgtataaACACCAAGTCAGTGATAATGCTGATTTAACTTATGAATTTAAGTACTAATCACAATAATCTGCTTTTATATGCAttggttgaaaataaataatgaatcttgttttttctttctcctttgtTCATATGCAATGTTTCTTTTCAATAAAATTTTTtgaaacagtatttattaattagtGAAGTTGAATCACTATATATTAGATTTCCCTCACAGTAACATTACAATAGTAAATGGTCATATTACACAGAATAATCTGTATTTTTTCCCAATTTATCTACATGAATAACtcctcattagagttacaaatcaAAGACTTTGAGACACAAAATTCCTTGATTAACTGTTTATTTTCTATTAAATACACCAGACTAGCTGCAAATATGAATGTATCATCTATCATAACAAACTCTTTAAACAATGTATCCTGTACATTTAAGTACATCTGACATTCAGGTGAAATTGTGTATTTCATATTGAAGGTATAAGAGTCTTAATGTGCTCACACCAACTTTCTAATGCTGGCTTTCATATGGTCCTACTTCAGTATGGATACATATTGTGTAATGTATgtgtataatgtataaaaaaaaccttggatttcatcagaaatatcttaatttgtgttccaaagatgacgaaggtcttacgggtgtggaacgacatgagggtgagtaattaatgacatatttcacttttgggtgaactaacccttactTATTCCCTGCATATCATAGGAAAAAGTGATTGCTGTATTTACTCTAGAATGGAAGAAACCAGCTTTGAAATTGAATGTCATAACATTAGAGAGTATATTTCTAAATGCACAGAAACCGTTAAGGGTGTATGATGTTCTGTTCAAATATTTGCGATGCAGAATTGATTAAAaggatttagttttttttttttttttttttccatctggGGCTGGGCTTCACACGCCTTTCCAGTAGGTGGCGGAAATTGACCTAAAGCAAGAAGAAGACCGATTCGAGCACGAACTACACAAACACAGAAGCAGGAAACTACTCTCCAGTTCAGGAAAACGAAACGTATCTGTCGTTCGGCTGTTGTTGGCTTATCTCTGTCTGTGAGCGCATGCAATACAATGGCAGAAAGCAGTATTTCAGTGGCTCAGGATCAGTTCAGCTGTTCAATCTGCCTGGATCTACTGAAGGATCCAGTGTCCATTGcctgtggacacagttactgtatTAACTGTATTACAGGCTATTGGGATCAGGATGATCAGAAGGGAGTCTACAGCTGtcctcagtgcagacagaccttcaCTCCAAGACCTGTTTTAGGTAAAAACACCATGCTGGCTGAAGTGGTGGAGAAACTCAAGAAGACAAAACGACAAGCTGCTCGTCCTGCTCAATGTTACACTGGATCTGGAGATGTGGAGTGTGACATCTGTACTGGAGACAAAAACAAAGCCATCAAGTCCTGTTTGCTGTGTCTGGAATCTTACTGTCAGACCCATTTTAAACGTCACGAGGAATTTCACTCTAGAAAGCGACACAAAATGACTGATGCCATTGAAAGACTGCAGGAGATGATCTGCCCTCTACATGACAGATTGCTGGAAATGTACTGTCGTACTGACCAGATCTGTGTATGCATTCTATGCATGGCGAATGAACACAAAACCCATGATACCGTATCACCTGCTGAAGggaggacagagaaacaggtatGAAATAAGAGCAAagtttaatttctttctttcttaatgaTATGCTTTCCCCCCAAAACGGTGACATTGCAATATATCTACTTTTGCAGATATATGAACGGATAAATAGGAACTAGATTTCAAAATTAGAATTAAGACATCCCACAAGTTCATAACAGACAGTCAGACACAAGTGTTACTGTAAGTTGTTTGTCCTACAGAAACACTTGGAAGAGACCCAGAGGAAATACCAGCAGAGAATCCAGGAGAGACAGAAGGAGCTTGAGGATctgagagaggctgtggagtCTCACAAGGTGAGTTTTGAGCAGAAGAACAACTGCTGGCTGCTGGAAGAGCTGTTTCAGACTCAGTTAGGACTCTACTCAATCAGTCAGTGAGGAGCCAGTGCTGGAGCTCTTTTTCCAGTCCCACTGAAGCCCTCTGTGGGGAACAGGCTGTGTGAGGGACCAGTAAGAGCTGATTCTAATgcgtctctctctgtgtgtcctaacagcgctctgcacaggcagcagtggaggacagtgagaggatcttTACTGAGCTGatccgctccattgagagaagCCGCTCTGAGGTGACACAGCTGATCAGAGACCAGGAAAAGGTTCTTATAAGTCAAGCTAAAGGACGACTGGAGCAACTGGAGCAGGAGATTGATGATCTAAGGAGGAGAGATGCTGAACTAgagcagctttcacacacagACCATCACATCCATTTCCTCCAGGTAATAAAGATCTGAAAAATAGAACATTGTGTTCAGTAAGATAGAAGGAATCTGATTTTcctgctgtttgtttttgtgtctgtgtagagtttccagtctctctcTGTCCCTCCTGGATCTACAAACTTGTCCGGCATCACTGTCAGTTCTTGTCTTTCTTTTGATGATTTAAGAACATTTGTCTCTCAGTTGGAAGAGAAACTGCAGCATGCTTTTAAAGAGCAGAAAGAAAACTTATTTGGAATAGGTAAAGTATTGAAACATGGATTTACTCTcctaaatgttaatataatgaaCATCATGAAAACAATATAATCCTacaacacaatgcattaaaatacatgattaaatatttttacattgaaGATCTCTGATGGTTTCCACAGTGAGATACATCGAGATGATTCCCACCCCTGAATACGAGAGCAGGAATGAGTTCCTACAatgtaagtttttttaaaaatatttattattttttccctaTAAACatgagaacacacacaaaaagagagGACAGAAAGAAAGCCAAAACGGTTGTTTtatccaaacaaacaaactattcTTTCTgaataaatatctaaaataaattttacatGTGGTACACTTGCTGAAGATTAAACAGAATTAGAAaaatttcaaaactttacaGACGATACAATCTAAGTTtctaaaatatagtaaaatcaatgtaatatttAGGTTAACCCAATAACAAAGCTTAAGTtataacaaatgaaaaaagtgatttagtttttattgtatttgtgtcaGTGTTATTCTTGATTGCATAATTGTTGCACAACatcaatcacatttcattgatgaaaacataaaaaacaacaaacgtATTTGCTGTTTTAATAATTGTCACTCATATTTACTGATTGAAATGTGTTTGGTTTTCAGATTACCAGCGGTTCACTCTGGATTCAGATTCAGCTCATAAATACCTCAGGCTCTCTGAGTTGAACAGGGTGGTTACTAACATGAAGAAAGCCCAGCCGTGTCGTGATCATTCAGACAGATTTACTCATTTGTctcaggtgttgtgtagagagagtgtgtgtggacgctgttactgggaggttGAGTGGAGTGGTGTGGTGgatatatcagtgtcatataagagcatcagaAGGAAAGGATGGGGGGATGACTGTGAGCTTGGTTGTAATGATCAGTCCTGGTGTTTGATCTGCTCTGAATCCAGTTGCTCATTCGGTCACAATTACAAATTGACTGAACTCCCTGAAGTCTCCAGCTCGTctagaataggagtgtatgtggatcacagtgcaggaactctgtccttctacagcgtctctgacacAATGACCCTCATTcacagagtccacaccacattCACTCAGCCTCTCTATCCTGCTTTTTTGGTTTGCTATTATGCACAAGTGAAATTGTGTGATTCAGCCTAACAGATTACAGACCTTTTACACATTCAGTGCTTTTCCACTATCGGGTTCTGAGAAATGTGAGGATCGGTTCCTGTTGAATCTCCACTTAAGCGCGGTTCTGCTTGGTATTATTGCAAACTGTTCTCGGTCCAGATGATTCTGCAAGTGCTGGTGGAACCCCTGTAGTGATGTCATGATGCTTTTCTAGTATAGTAGCATGTGTGAACTTTCTACATGCCTTATTCATCAGTGATAATATGCTAGtttgctaattaaaaatatcattaaatatgTCAATATGTCAAGTTAATAAactttttcctttatttttatgagATCATCATTCATAACGCATTCGTCCCAGAGTGTACCTAgagcagggatgggcaactgcagagtttagctttaaCCCTGATAAAACTCTCCTGCCTGTAGCTTAGGAATCCCGatgaccttgattagcttgttcaggtgtgtttgattagggttggagctaaactctacaagacagtggccctccaagaccaaagttgcccatccctgaccTTGAGTATCAGTAGTTGCCAACTTTtgttttgccaagataacataCATTCTAATATTGATTTTGTAGCATCACAGTGGGAAAGAAAACCTGTAACcatccaaatttttttttagacttgCACTGTTTAAATACAAACCATTTTGCCCGATGTTGGAATTGCCATCCCACTGGTTTGAACTTCATATAGAATCAGTAAGTTTTTATGGGTtctgttttctaaaaaatacaTTGTCATACATTCTGAAACTTCTTTGACAGTAACAATATGTAAGCTATATTAATTATTCCAATGAATTAGCATATGACCATCTTTATCATGATTGTATGTTGGAAATATGTCCTCTTATGTCATGTCCTCGAATAGGTCGTTATTTTGTCTTGTAGTTTATTagctttttttgtaaatatttgcatATCAGCACATCATGGACACAACTGGATTTTTGCTCTAGGCATCTTCTGTGACTTTATTAAGAAAATAAGTTgttttacatataaataaagtaattttgtaaaaaaaaaaattaaaagtgaatCGGAGGTCCACGTCCACTCATGCCGATTACCCATCACACGTGGTGTTGGTGAAAATGGAGGAGCTTCCATCTCCTCAGGAATGGATCGTCATTCTGTACACCTTCAAGCTTGCGGTGGAGAAGATACGAGAGATGTTCATGTTTGAAGGAGGGAAAATCAGTCAGAAGATTAAAGTGTGGTTCAGTGACTACTTCAACATTTCTTAGTGTGAATATGCCACATTCACACTGCAAAACCACTTTCATCAGTCAGCGAAAACATTGCActtgaaaacatgaaatttgaTGCTCAGTAAAAGCTTTTTAAGAGACTTAAGAACGAACACTTACCAGACTTTAAATTATATGTCCAGGGTAATTCTGAGAccttaaatgtaaatgtaaaactggGTTTCCTTCTTCCATGTTTCTCATAATTCATACATATTCTTGAATAGTACACTAGTAAATCctgggttaaagggttagttcacccaaaaatgaaatttctgtcattaagtactccacccacaacaccctagcaaccgcttagcaacaccttaacaaccaccccaagtaccttagcaactgcctagcaacacccaaCAATTTATACTGTACTGTAGTTGTAATTTTTTTCACCACGTCACATAATTGTTCTACTGCtgtgaatgtttttttcaatatgttttattggacaaatatatatatatatatatatataagtaaaaaataaacagcagagaTCAAATCATAAGAACCTCTGTAGTTTTCTTATACATATACCACAATCCAACAAATATAAAAGTTACAGTTTCTTGTGCATTAAAGGGGACCAAAGATGTAATCTAAGTCCCAggtgtcctcagaatgtgtctgtgaagtttcagcttaaaatacctcacagatcatttattataccatgttgtaaagaCCCATTTCTGAGGAAGTGTCCACTGAAAGAGCCTGCAGATCACCAACTTGCTTGACCGATGCTAGAGCCAGCAGAAGGCTCTCTTTAGCGAGAGAGGCTGAAGGTAGGCTGTTGTGAACGGCTTGAACGGAGGGCCACAAAGTGCCCTCAGGACAATGGACAGGTCCCAGGAGGGAACCGTGTTGGGGGGAGGTGGGTTTAACCTCCTGGCCCCTCTGAGAAATATGACCACCAGGTCATATTTCCCAACTAACTGGCCAGCAATAGGAGTGTGGTACGCCACGATCGCTGCCATGTATACCTTGAGCTTGGACAGGGTGCATCCGCTGTCCAACAGTTCCTGTAGGAATGCGAGAATATGGGTGATCTCACAAAATCCTTTTCCCTTGAGAATATTGGGCAGTGGGTGTTTTCTTTCAAAGCAAAGATGTCCACCTCTGTTTACTTAAAAATGCCCCAGATCATGCGAACCGTCTTGGGGGTGGAGTCTCCGTTACCCCCTGGATGGTCCGTTCCGGGACAGAATATCTGCTCCCATATTC
Encoded here:
- the LOC127495174 gene encoding tripartite motif-containing protein 16-like isoform X1, which translates into the protein MSARAGCVEVYWTFYYEATVYCELYMRHTWQTCFCANQTFQTRNQETTYSLMFWKMKLTRHSAVACLCLSVSACSKMAESSISVAQGQFNCSVCLDLLKDPVTIPCGHSYCMNCITDCWDQDDQKGVYSCPQCRQTFTPRPVLGKNTMLAEVVENLRKRKLQTSQLDHCYGEPGDVECDICTGDKNKAIKSCLVCLESYCQTHFERHEEFHSRKRHKVTDAIGQLQEMICPLHDRLLEMYCRTDQICVCMLCMVDEHKTHDTVTPVEERTKKQKCLEETQSKFQQIIEEKQKELEDLRVAVESHKRSAQAAVEDSERIFTELIRSIERSRSEVTQLIRDQEKDAVSQAERRVEQLEQEIDDLKRRDAELEKFLHKSHIHFLQSFQSLSVPLGSTDSPSISSCLSFDDLRTFVSQFKEKLQHVFKEEEEKLFKRVRHIEMIPTPEYESRDKFLQHYQWFNLDSDTAHQYLRLRWNRIVTNMNEVQFDRSNPERFEHWYQVLCRESACGRCYWEVEWSGFVGISVSYKTIRRMGRNPRGEFGFGNQSWRLSCSDSSCSFWHNSQCTSLPVVSSSCRIGVYVDHSAGTLSFYSVSDTMTLIHRVHTTFTQPLYPGFWVHYDSKVQLCSPATQ
- the LOC127495195 gene encoding E3 ubiquitin-protein ligase TRIM16-like; its protein translation is MAESSISVAQDQFSCSICLDLLKDPVSIACGHSYCINCITGYWDQDDQKGVYSCPQCRQTFTPRPVLGKNTMLAEVVEKLKKTKRQAARPAQCYTGSGDVECDICTGDKNKAIKSCLLCLESYCQTHFKRHEEFHSRKRHKMTDAIERLQEMICPLHDRLLEMYCRTDQICVCILCMANEHKTHDTVSPAEGRTEKQKHLEETQRKYQQRIQERQKELEDLREAVESHKRSAQAAVEDSERIFTELIRSIERSRSEVTQLIRDQEKVLISQAKGRLEQLEQEIDDLRRRDAELEQLSHTDHHIHFLQSFQSLSVPPGSTNLSGITVSSCLSFDDLRTFVSQLEEKLQHAFKEQKENLFGIVRYIEMIPTPEYESRNEFLQYYQRFTLDSDSAHKYLRLSELNRVVTNMKKAQPCRDHSDRFTHLSQVLCRESVCGRCYWEVEWSGVVDISVSYKSIRRKGWGDDCELGCNDQSWCLICSESSCSFGHNYKLTELPEVSSSSRIGVYVDHSAGTLSFYSVSDTMTLIHRVHTTFTQPLYPAFLVCYYAQVKLCDSA